DNA from Prunus persica cultivar Lovell chromosome G6, Prunus_persica_NCBIv2, whole genome shotgun sequence:
CTTTGATATGCCTCTCTTGTGCCCTCAGCTATTGTGTGACAATACAATAGAATACGATGTCGTTTGCGGTGCCTGTCCCTTCAGCTGGACCAAGCGCTCCGCCTCTGTCAAACCCCGTGGTCGTGGTCAACTCACAGTTCCTATCATCCTACCCTGTGGATCTAGTCATTAGCGAGAAGCTCATGACCATTAAGGAGGGCTCATTTTCTATCTCCGATGTTAACGGCAACGTCATGTTCAACGTTAAAGGTTCTGTTCTCAGCCTTCATGATCATCGTGTGTTGGTTGACAGCGCCGGTGCTCCAATCGTCACATTTCGACAAAAGGtacatacaaaaattaaatcacattgtaatttgtatgtgCCAATTAATAATACTGCTTGTTCTAAAttgttatgtttttttcttaaattttgagCATTAGATATTGACAGCGCATAGGAGATGGCAAGTATACAGAGGAGATAGCTCAGACAGCAAAGAGCTACTTTTTAGTGCCAAGAAGTCGGGGATTATTCAACTAAAGACTGAATTGGATGTGTTCTTGGCTTCTAACACAAAAGAAGACACCCATGATTTCAAGGTCAAAGGCAGTTTTAAGGAAAGATCATGCACCATATATACTAAAGAGAACACCATCATTGCACAAGTAAGATCAATCATATAGTTAAATTCGTTccattgattttatttattttatttaatttttttaaggtaAATGATAGAAATGGATGAGTGgtgatatttatatttatgttaCAGATGCATAAGCAAGGTGGTGTTAAAAATCGTGTGTTAGGACAAGATGCGTTTTCAGTGACAGTGTACCCTCAGGTTGATTTCGGATTTATAGTTGCTGTTGTGGTGATTCTTCATGAGATTAATCAGGATCGAAAGGGGGAAGATTAGCGAAGCTGATCATAATTCATTTGTAATAAGTTAGCTGCTACTTGAATTTTCATCATATGAATTGAATAAAATGATTTCCTTAATTATACTAATGTCATTTCAAACCAATCAAGACCTTGTTGTGTAACTTAAACTATGAAAAACTTTTACATTTTAgtatatttaatttctatcgGGGCATGTTTACTTTGCAATTTATCAATTTAAGCGATattggaagaagaggaaatcgGATACAATACTTTGAGTGGTAGAACTCAAGTTATTAGCATATTGAggggattaaaaaaaaacaagcgaaaaaagaaaagaagggccCGGGGCAAGATTAACCACAAAGGCAAGGGGCATGCACAAACATAATAGATCGAATTGATTGGACTTGATCAACTCAATCCTTGATATTAATCGCCATTATCAAGGTTAATTGCATCAAGAATCACAATAAGCGCAACTATGAATGCATAATCAATACCAGGAGAAATTGTCACTATGAAAGTATCATTGGCAAACAAGTTAGCAGTCTGCTTCTTATGCATCTGCAATATTTCCTACAACATTCTGAGTCATTATATTTTTCCATATAGAAAAGAAgtaaacaaatgaaatcacTATAACAAGTAGTTTATCAACAAATTAAGGAAATATATCGATCTTAACTTGGGCAATGATGGTAGAAGACTTCCCAGCATATATGACGCAAGATCGTTGGAGCCAACTTCCTTTGATTTTGAAGTCACGTGCATTCTCAGTGGTGTTATTTGCTAAGAAAACATGCAATGTGGTCTTCAATTGGAACCCTGAAGAGCGCTTAGCACTAAAAATCAAATCCCTTGATTCTTTGCTATCGCCCCTAAACACTTGCCATCTATCGTCGAAACTCATTAACTACGTATATATGCACATATACACAAATCAACAAGACTATCGCATGAAATGAGGATGTTAATTCAAATCTCATAGACGACagttcttaattaattaacaaacgTTACATCGAGGTAGAGTGAGAATGGGATTTCCAGCAGGGTCAATTAAGAGTCGACGCCCGATGGAGTGAGAGTGTTTATGTTCCACTTTGAAGATGATATTGACATCGATGCGAGTGACTACAAGGTTGCCTACAGTGAAGGAGAGCATGCCTTTTCTTACAATTCTAATAGCATTCATAGTGGCGAGGTGTATATAGAGATGCATGTCTAAATCCTAAATTCTAATGTCTTGCAATAGGGAGGTGTATACGGCTGTAAATATAGATCACAGTCATGAGATGGGAAAAAATATGCAAATGTACATCTAATTTTACACCCATTCAAGTGGGTCCCGTAACAAAAAAGTCGAGAGAAATGAGAGGAAAACTGCCTAAAAGATGGGGAACTTA
Protein-coding regions in this window:
- the LOC18773315 gene encoding protein LURP-one-related 15, whose translation is MNAIRIVRKGMLSFTVGNLVVTRIDVNIIFKVEHKHSHSIGRRLLIDPAGNPILTLPRCNLMSFDDRWQVFRGDSKESRDLIFSAKRSSGFQLKTTLHVFLANNTTENARDFKIKGSWLQRSCVIYAGKSSTIIAQMHKKQTANLFANDTFIVTISPGIDYAFIVALIVILDAINLDNGD
- the LOC18773384 gene encoding protein LURP-one-related 15, giving the protein MSFAVPVPSAGPSAPPLSNPVVVVNSQFLSSYPVDLVISEKLMTIKEGSFSISDVNGNVMFNVKGSVLSLHDHRVLVDSAGAPIVTFRQKILTAHRRWQVYRGDSSDSKELLFSAKKSGIIQLKTELDVFLASNTKEDTHDFKVKGSFKERSCTIYTKENTIIAQMHKQGGVKNRVLGQDAFSVTVYPQVDFGFIVAVVVILHEINQDRKGED